In Drosophila simulans strain w501 chromosome 3R, Prin_Dsim_3.1, whole genome shotgun sequence, a single window of DNA contains:
- the LOC6726731 gene encoding RNA polymerase II-associated factor 1 homolog codes for MPPTINNSAVNSAAEKRPQRQTERKSEIICRVKYGNNLPDIPFDLKFLQYPFDSHRFVQYNPTSLERNFKYDVLTEHDLGVTVDLINRELYQADSMTLLDPADEKLLEEETLTPTDSVRSRQHSRTVSWLRKSEYISTEQTRFQPQNLENIEAKVGYNVKKSLREETLYLDREAQIKAIEKTFSDTKSEITKHYSKPNVVPVEVLPIFPDFTNWKFPCAQVIFDSDPAPAGKNVPAQLEEMSQAMIRGVMDESGEQFVAYFLPTEQTLEKRRTDFINGELYKEEEEYEYKIAREYNWNVKTKASKGYEENYFFVMRQDGIYYNELETRVRLNKRRVKVGQQPNNTKLVVKHRPLDSMEHRMQRYRERQLEVPGEEEEIVEEVREEEQMQIIGETEKASEDAAGGAQAASGADSPAQVARDRQSRSRSRTHSGSSSGSGSGSGSRASSRSKSGSRSGSGSRSRTNSPAGSQKSGSRSRSVSRSRSRSKSGSRSRSRSRSKSGSRSRSGSRSGSGSRSPSRSRSGSPSGSGSSSGSGSDE; via the exons ATGCCACCCACGATCAACAATTCGGCGGTAAACAGTGCCGCCGAAAAGCGACCCCAGCGGCAAACGGAGCGCAA ATCCGAGATCATCTGCCGCGTGAAGTATGGAAACAACCTGCCGGACATACCCTTCGATCTGAAGTTTCTGCAGTACCCCTTCGACAGCCACCGCTTCGTGCAGTACAACCCAACGTCCCTAGAGCGTAACTTCAAGTATGACGTGCTGACGGAACATGATTTGGGTGTCACGGTGGACCTGATTAACCGGGAGCTCTACCAGGCCGATTCCATGACGCTACTGGACCCCGCCGATGAAAAACTGCTGGAGGAGGAGACCCTGACGCCCACAGACTCTGTGCGTTCGCGCCAGCACTCGAGGACGGTGTCATGGTTGCGCAAATCCGAGTACATCTCCACCGAGCAGACGCGCTTCCAGCCCCAGAACCTGGAGAACATCGAGGCCAAGGTCGGTTATAACGTCAAGAAGTCGCTTCGGGAGGAGACTCTCTACCTGGACCGCGAAGCCCAGATCAAGGCCATCGAGAAGACCTTCAGCGACACAAAGAGCGAAATTACCAAGCACTATTCCAAGCCCAATGTGGTGCCAGTGGAGGTACTGCCTATCTTCCCCGACTTCACCAACTGGAAGTTCCCGTGCGCCCAGGTCATATTTGACAGTGATCCGGCTCCTGCGGGCAAGAACGTGCCCGcccagctggaggagatgtCGCAGGCCATGATTCGTGGTGTGATGGACGAGAGCGGCGAACAGTTTGTCGCCTACTTCCTGCCCACAGAGCAGACGCTGGAGAAACGCCGTACAGACTTCATCAATGGCGAGCTGtacaaggaggaggaggagtacgagtaCAAGATCGCTCGAGAATACAACTGGAACGTGAAGACCAAAGCTTCCAAGGGCTACGAAGAAAACTACTTCTTCGTGATGCGGCAGGACGGCATCTACTACAACGAGCTGGAAACCCGTGTGCGCCTTAACAAGCGTCGCGTTAAGGTTGGCCAGCAACCCAACAACACCAAGctg GTTGTCAAGCATCGTCCGTTGGACAGCATGGAGCATCGTATGCAGCGCTATCGCGAGCGCCAGCTAGAAGTTCctggcgaggaggaggagattGTGGAGGAAGTGAGGGAAGAGgagcaaatgcaaatcataGGCGAGACGGAGAAGGCGAGTGAGGACGCAGCTGGTGGCGCACAGGCAGCATCTGGAGCGGACTCACCCGCCCAGGTAGCCCGCGATCGACAGTCCCGTTCTCGGAGTCGAACTCACAGCGGGTCCAGTTCAGGATCGGGATCTGGCTCCGGCTCTCGGGCCAGCAGCCGCTCAAAGTCTGGTTCTCGGTCTGGTAGCGGCTCCAGATCACGCACGAATTCGCCGGCAGGATCCCAGAAGTCCGGATCCAGATCGAGATCGGTATCGCGTTCCCGATCCCGTTCAAAGTCCGGCTCTCGGTCTCGTTCTCGGTCGCGATCCAAGTCCGGTTCCCGATCCCGTTCGGGCTCCAGATCTGGCTCTGGATCGCGATCGCCCAGCCGGTCTCGCAGTGGCTCGCCCTCGGGTTCAGGATCCAGTTCTGGAAGCGGCTCAGACGAatga
- the LOC6726732 gene encoding zinc finger protein 628: MCSTSVLCPLCAVPSFGSIDALQQRLIKAANGPLACPFANCKELFLGLDKLTIHLFSHTSLMAQEGNESPANGQAASSRGFHAAAQPKRRAKRTRSKPAVPPPPPVPPTPPAHCDICEFSFRNTELRDMHVRLVHENAEGEPKQKEPQQKEPDQEPYKCHLCSKTFRMKGSLRIHLKVVHMMGVPCSNPNPSPTPAPTTSAVSASPKLSICDRIRHTEPGALGNGNNSTCTASQPYALSGALSMLQQSPSSPESGTATPKLWECDVCSKSFTTKYFLKKHKRLHTGEMPYTCEICARTFTFQQSYHKHLLYHSEVKPHVCGVCGRAFKELSTLHNHQRIHSGEKPFKCEVCGKCFRQRVSFLVHTRIHTGVMPYKCELCQKTFRYKVSQRTHRCPTEEAQTPEQLIKAFLEGNDSPTQPSPASAEIAAINSSSIADPEQEALLSQSIDDIVVEQCQKLGICGVEPREEGQLISLQPVAVVHFSGNGSPLQQLQNLRIYSPQQTELPSSDGEVFQRFLMDAT, translated from the exons ATGTGTTCCACCTCGGTGCTGTGTCCGCTCTGCGCGGTGCCCAGTTTCGGCAGTATTGACGCACTGCAGCAGAGGCTGATCAAGGCGGCCAACGGCCCACTGGCCTGTCCCTTTGCCAACTGCAAGGAGCTCTTCCTGGGGCTGGACAAGCTCACCATCCACCTGTTCTCGCACACCAGTCTGATGGCTCAGGAGGGAAACGAGAGTCCAGCGAATGGCCAGGCCGCCTCGTCCCGCGGCTTTCATGCCGCAGCTCAGCCCAAACGGAGGGCCAAGCGAACCAGGTCCAAGCCCGCTGTCCCACCCCCACCGCCTGTGCCGCCCACTCCGCCCGCCCACTGCGACATTTGCGAGTTCAGTTTCCGGAATACCGAGCTGAGGGACATGCACGTCCGCTTAGTCCACGAAAATGCGGAGGGAGAGCCCAAGCAAAAGGAGCCTCAACAGAAGGAGCCG GATCAGGAGCCCTACAAGTGCCATCTCTGCTCCAAGACGTTCCGCATGAAGGGCTCCCTTCGCATCCACCTGAAAGTAGTGCACATGATGGGCGTGCCCTGctccaatcccaatcccagtcccacACCCGCTCCCACCACCAGTGCAGTTAGTGCCTCGCCCAAGCTGAGCATTTGCGATCGCATTCGACACACAGAGCCTGGAGCCCTTGGCAACGGAAACAACTCCACGTGCACCGCATCCCAGCCATACGCGCTGAGTGGTGCGCTGAGCATGCTCCAGCAGTCCCCCAGCTCGCCGGAGTCGGGCACGGCCACACCGAAGCTATGGGAGTGCGACGTGTGCAGCAAGTCCTTCACCACCAAGTACTTTCTGAAGAAGCACAAGCGGCTCCACACCGGCGAGATGCCGTACACGTGCGAGATCTGCGCCCGGACCTTCACCTTCCAGCAGTCGTACCACAAGCATTTGCTCTACCACAGCGAGGTAAAGCCCCATGTCTGCGGGGTTTGTGGACGCGCCTTTAAGGAACTGTCTACGCTGCATAACCACCAGAGGATCCACAGCGGCGAAAAGCCCTTCAAGTGCGAAGTCTGCG GCAAGTGTTTCCGGCAGCGAGTCTCCTTCCTTGTCCACACACGCATCCACACGGGAGTGATGCCCTACAAGTGCGAGCTCTGCCAGAAGACGTTCAGGTACAAGGTCAGCCAAAGGACCCATCGATGTCCCACCGAGGAGGCCCAGACACCGGAGCAGCTGATCAAGGCATTCCTGGAGGGCAACGACTCACCCACCCAGCCTTCACCAGCGAGCGCCGAAATAGCTGCCATCAACAGCAGCTCGATTGCGGATCCGGAGCAGGAGGCACTGCTTTCGCAGTCAATCGACGACATTGTCGTTGAGCAGTGCCAGAAGCTGGGCATCTGTGGTGTGGAGCCGCGGGAGGAGGGACAGCTCATATCCCTACAGCCGGTTGCGGTCGTACACTTCAGCGGGAACGGCTCTCCGCTGCAGCAACTCCAGAACTTGAGAATCTACTCGCCACAACAAACGGAGCTACCCAGTTCCGATGGCGAGGTCTTCCAGCGCTTTTTGATGGACGCCACGTAG